In Edaphobacter paludis, a single window of DNA contains:
- a CDS encoding ATP synthase F0 subunit C produces MQKLQYLFMSLAALLLATPAFAQEAAAASPAAQWVPLAAGLGMALAAGLCGLGQGKATASATEALARNPGARPGIFIFLILGLAFIESLALFTFVIIFLKVKA; encoded by the coding sequence ATGCAGAAACTGCAATATCTGTTTATGTCGTTGGCCGCGCTGCTGCTTGCAACGCCGGCTTTTGCGCAGGAAGCTGCTGCCGCCAGCCCGGCTGCACAGTGGGTTCCGCTCGCTGCTGGTCTGGGCATGGCATTGGCTGCTGGCCTTTGCGGTCTGGGTCAGGGCAAGGCGACGGCGTCGGCCACCGAGGCCTTGGCGCGTAACCCAGGTGCTCGTCCTGGAATCTTCATCTTCTTGATTCTCGGTCTGGCGTTCATCGAGTCGCTCGCACTGTTCACGTTCGTCATCATCTTCCTGAAAGTCAAAGCGTAA
- the smc gene encoding chromosome segregation protein SMC produces the protein MLKLKKVQILGFKSFCDRTEVQLSGEGIAAIVGPNGCGKSNISDAITWVLGEQSAKSLRGIKMEDVIFAGTRDRKPTGMAEVSLTLVDPEVYDGASLGDEPEVLVDEGLPTDWDETSLRQQNAAETEDAVAEAQPGTIIEGEAKGPQIVALATDAEADSSSVANNVVLKIRRRKFGRAPIRAGELTITRRLFRSGDSEYLLNGKICRLRDIQDIFMGTGLGGESYAIIGQERIGQLLSSKPLDRRSIIEEAAGITRFKTKKRLAELRLESAKQNLSRVNDIFDEVTRQMTTLKRQAAKAERYGALRDELRTRLRVVLASRMSQLDTEQAATTEKIAALATQIDAQAATVEEMDAQHSEGIRTGYTLDQQIREAGGQANQSAVELERITARSAANADRIAELTGRLASGADDLEQAREQLATLSGELEQHRSFLENATAESTGSREAAQLQQQQAQEAVRSLASAEQQAEQNRRTTMQLVQRIAQTRNEQAQAEAALSGLDREAERLLSESDIARQELETLGLQRGQVKLSFESVTERLKRLEAEIADLRLQIEARRAEESQSKRRGDQLRGEVASLNGRRSSLEALIREHSYSTDTVRNIFKHNASNPSLNGTTPVGTLADFLEVDGQYENVVDEFLRDELNYIVVKSWDAADAGMNLLKTDVSGRATFLVHPNDAQANFPFSEGMTSAAENSTAGIEGVVPLKDCVRVLDGFGKSLEVILPKLREGYVAPDSYTARSLALSNPQSFFLSPTGETFHNVTVTGGRPRAQGPLALKRELIEVQQKIEKSEQDLAQTDLHTADLQHQIASLNSTIESKTNERREAERESANSGAALRQMETETARIERRLADWSLTSERNRDARNQKAELISRRQQEASSFEAERATLEASLSDLQAQLEELRQQREQLQQAAAAASADLAGLEERRRNAQANFDQTTRLYNGQNQRIQQLDQQLASAASEKLRREEETAALATQHAELTELRATAVAEGARLTEEAHTLRAAMADLDARLRTLRHETEALREQRAALTARAAKLASDIEHIEATCLNDLAVEASSLREDTSIVRIQGEALTTEEEESRTLKQKLEAMGPVNMMALEEYNETTQRHGFLEAQRKDLLDSIENTQASIKEIDDVSRLKFDEAFKVINDNFSITFTKLFGGGQASMRLTDAENSAESGIDILASPPGKKLQNILLLSGGEKALTALSLLVGIFQFQPAPFCILDEVDAPLDETNVGRFAKLISDMSATTQFVVITHSKRTMSQADVIYGVTMQEPGVSKIVSVNLNRRAVA, from the coding sequence TTGCTCAAGCTTAAGAAAGTCCAGATTCTCGGCTTCAAATCGTTCTGCGACCGCACCGAGGTCCAGCTCTCCGGCGAAGGCATCGCAGCTATCGTCGGTCCCAACGGCTGTGGCAAATCGAACATCTCCGACGCCATTACATGGGTGCTTGGGGAACAGTCTGCGAAATCTCTACGGGGCATCAAGATGGAAGACGTCATCTTCGCCGGCACGCGAGACCGCAAGCCTACCGGCATGGCTGAGGTATCCCTGACGCTGGTTGACCCCGAAGTCTACGACGGTGCCAGCCTGGGCGATGAGCCCGAAGTTCTCGTCGATGAAGGCCTGCCCACCGATTGGGACGAGACCTCACTTCGCCAGCAGAATGCGGCCGAGACTGAGGACGCTGTCGCCGAAGCGCAGCCGGGAACCATCATCGAAGGCGAAGCCAAAGGGCCGCAGATCGTTGCTCTTGCAACGGACGCGGAAGCAGACTCTTCCTCCGTTGCCAATAATGTCGTCCTCAAAATTCGCCGCCGCAAGTTTGGCCGCGCTCCGATCCGCGCCGGGGAACTCACAATCACCCGCCGTCTCTTTCGCTCGGGCGACAGCGAATATCTGCTCAATGGCAAGATCTGCCGCCTCCGCGATATTCAGGACATCTTTATGGGTACCGGCCTCGGTGGGGAGTCCTACGCCATCATCGGACAGGAGCGCATCGGCCAACTGCTCAGCTCCAAGCCGCTCGACCGCCGCAGCATTATTGAAGAGGCAGCAGGCATCACCCGCTTCAAAACCAAGAAACGGCTTGCGGAGCTTCGTCTCGAGTCCGCGAAGCAGAATCTCTCGCGCGTCAACGATATCTTCGATGAAGTGACGCGGCAGATGACTACGCTGAAGCGCCAGGCTGCCAAAGCTGAACGCTATGGCGCTCTCCGCGATGAGCTTCGGACCCGGCTTCGGGTTGTGCTTGCCAGCCGCATGTCGCAGCTCGATACAGAGCAGGCCGCCACCACCGAAAAAATTGCCGCTTTGGCAACTCAGATTGATGCTCAGGCGGCAACCGTTGAAGAGATGGACGCTCAGCACAGCGAAGGCATCCGCACCGGCTACACGCTCGATCAACAGATTCGTGAGGCAGGAGGACAGGCCAACCAGTCTGCCGTAGAACTGGAACGCATCACTGCCCGCTCCGCCGCCAATGCCGATCGCATTGCCGAGTTGACAGGCCGCCTTGCTTCCGGGGCAGACGATCTCGAGCAGGCACGAGAGCAGCTTGCCACACTGAGCGGAGAGCTTGAGCAACATCGCAGCTTTCTCGAAAATGCGACTGCCGAATCCACCGGCTCGCGCGAGGCGGCGCAGCTTCAACAACAGCAGGCGCAGGAGGCTGTTCGCTCCCTTGCCTCGGCCGAGCAGCAGGCGGAGCAGAACCGCCGCACCACCATGCAGCTTGTCCAGCGCATCGCGCAGACACGCAACGAGCAGGCACAGGCTGAGGCAGCCTTGTCTGGGCTCGACCGCGAGGCCGAGCGGCTGCTCTCCGAGTCTGACATTGCGCGACAGGAGCTTGAGACTCTCGGCCTTCAGCGCGGACAGGTCAAGTTGTCATTCGAATCAGTCACCGAGCGGCTCAAGCGGCTCGAGGCTGAGATCGCAGATCTTCGCCTGCAGATTGAAGCACGCCGCGCCGAGGAGTCACAGAGCAAGCGTCGTGGCGACCAGCTTCGCGGCGAGGTTGCGAGTCTCAATGGACGGCGCAGTTCGCTTGAAGCGCTCATTCGCGAGCACAGCTACTCCACTGACACTGTCCGCAATATCTTCAAGCACAACGCCAGCAATCCCAGTCTCAACGGCACCACTCCCGTAGGTACGCTCGCCGATTTTCTGGAAGTCGATGGGCAGTATGAAAATGTCGTCGATGAATTTCTTCGCGACGAACTCAACTACATCGTGGTCAAGAGCTGGGATGCCGCCGATGCCGGCATGAACCTGCTCAAAACCGATGTCAGTGGACGTGCTACATTTCTCGTCCATCCTAATGATGCACAGGCAAACTTCCCCTTCTCCGAAGGCATGACCAGCGCCGCCGAGAACAGCACCGCAGGAATAGAGGGCGTCGTTCCCCTCAAGGACTGTGTTCGCGTCCTGGACGGATTCGGCAAGTCGCTTGAGGTCATCCTGCCGAAGCTCCGTGAGGGTTATGTCGCGCCGGACTCGTACACGGCCCGATCGCTTGCGCTGTCGAATCCGCAATCGTTCTTCCTCTCGCCCACTGGCGAAACCTTCCATAACGTTACGGTCACTGGTGGACGTCCGCGAGCACAGGGCCCGCTGGCTCTCAAACGCGAGCTGATTGAAGTGCAGCAAAAGATCGAGAAATCGGAGCAAGATCTGGCACAGACCGACCTGCACACCGCCGATCTTCAGCATCAGATCGCCAGTCTCAATTCCACCATTGAAAGCAAGACCAATGAGCGCCGCGAAGCTGAGCGTGAGTCCGCCAACTCAGGCGCGGCCTTACGCCAGATGGAGACCGAGACCGCGCGCATCGAGCGCCGCCTCGCCGACTGGTCGCTCACCAGCGAGCGCAATCGTGACGCGCGCAATCAGAAGGCCGAACTCATCTCACGCCGCCAGCAGGAGGCTTCGTCGTTTGAAGCCGAGCGCGCAACACTCGAAGCTTCGCTTAGCGATCTTCAGGCCCAGCTCGAAGAACTGCGCCAGCAGCGGGAGCAGTTACAGCAGGCAGCGGCAGCAGCGTCGGCCGATCTTGCCGGGCTCGAAGAGCGTCGCCGCAATGCCCAAGCCAATTTTGACCAAACCACTCGTCTCTACAACGGTCAGAACCAGCGTATTCAGCAGCTCGATCAGCAGCTCGCTTCTGCCGCATCGGAAAAACTTCGCCGCGAAGAAGAGACCGCTGCTCTTGCCACCCAGCACGCGGAACTCACTGAACTCCGTGCCACTGCTGTGGCGGAAGGCGCTCGTCTCACCGAGGAGGCCCATACCCTCCGCGCTGCTATGGCCGACCTCGATGCCCGGCTGCGGACGTTGCGTCACGAGACCGAAGCGTTGCGCGAACAGCGGGCGGCACTCACGGCGCGCGCTGCCAAACTCGCCTCCGATATCGAGCACATCGAGGCCACCTGCCTCAACGATCTCGCCGTCGAGGCTTCCTCTCTGCGTGAGGACACAAGTATCGTACGCATCCAAGGCGAAGCCCTCACCACCGAAGAAGAAGAGTCCCGCACACTGAAGCAGAAGCTCGAAGCGATGGGGCCGGTCAACATGATGGCGCTCGAAGAGTACAACGAGACCACGCAACGTCATGGTTTTCTCGAAGCGCAACGCAAGGATCTCCTCGACTCTATCGAAAACACCCAGGCCTCCATCAAAGAGATTGACGACGTCTCGCGGCTCAAGTTCGATGAGGCTTTCAAGGTCATCAACGACAACTTCAGCATCACTTTCACCAAGCTCTTCGGCGGGGGCCAGGCGTCGATGCGGCTCACCGATGCGGAGAACTCCGCCGAGAGCGGCATCGACATTCTCGCCTCGCCTCCGGGCAAGAAGTTACAGAACATTCTCTTGCTTTCGGGAGGAGAAAAGGCACTCACGGCTCTCTCATTGCTCGTCGGCATCTTCCAATTCCAGCCCGCGCCCTTCTGCATCCTAGACGAAGTCGATGCTCCTCTCGACGAGACCAACGTGGGCCGTTTCGCCAAGCTCATCTCCGATATGTCGGCGACAACCCAGTTCGTCGTCATCACCCATAGCAAGCGCACCATGTCCCAAGCCGACGTCATCTACGGGGTCACCATGCAGGAGCCCGGCGTCAGCAAGATCGTCAGCGTCAACCTCAACCGTCGCGCCGTCGCGTAA
- the atpB gene encoding F0F1 ATP synthase subunit A — MPTQTLLTKFLNAHFAVPVDSLLHALHIKPQYPAAPITNAFAMELLVFVVLVAYFILVRLTLSVEKPAAIQHLAEMTHEFVSEQGDQIIGHGSERFTGYLTVLLLFILLCNLLGLIPGLESPTANVVVPLGFALVTFVYYHYHGIRAHGFAYIKQFLGPVWWLYPLLLPIEIISHFARILSLTVRLYANMFAGDLLSLAFFSLVPIGVPLVFLGLHLGVAVVQAYVFFLLAAIYLSLAVAQDH, encoded by the coding sequence ATGCCGACACAGACATTGCTAACTAAATTCCTCAACGCGCACTTTGCCGTCCCTGTCGATTCGCTGCTTCATGCGTTGCATATTAAGCCACAGTATCCTGCTGCGCCGATCACGAACGCGTTCGCGATGGAACTGCTCGTCTTCGTTGTGCTGGTGGCCTACTTTATCCTGGTCAGGCTGACGCTGAGTGTCGAGAAGCCCGCTGCCATCCAGCACCTCGCCGAGATGACGCATGAGTTCGTGTCGGAGCAGGGCGATCAGATCATCGGACATGGCTCGGAGCGGTTTACCGGCTATCTGACGGTACTGCTGCTCTTTATCCTACTCTGCAACCTGCTGGGGCTGATTCCGGGGCTGGAGTCGCCTACGGCGAACGTCGTGGTGCCGCTAGGGTTTGCGCTGGTCACGTTTGTTTACTATCACTATCACGGTATCCGGGCGCATGGCTTTGCTTACATCAAGCAATTCCTGGGGCCCGTCTGGTGGCTGTATCCGCTGCTGTTACCGATCGAAATCATCTCCCATTTTGCCCGTATTCTTTCGCTGACGGTACGTTTATACGCCAACATGTTTGCCGGCGATCTGCTGTCATTAGCGTTCTTCTCGCTGGTGCCGATTGGCGTTCCTCTGGTGTTTCTGGGTCTGCACCTTGGCGTGGCCGTGGTTCAGGCTTATGTATTCTTCCTGCTTGCGGCGATCTATCTGTCGCTAGCGGTCGCGCAGGATCACTAA